One segment of Paraburkholderia sp. PREW-6R DNA contains the following:
- a CDS encoding TAXI family TRAP transporter solute-binding subunit encodes MLKRLLAGWLGMALMLMSSLGFAEPAHYKIVTGPERGTYIQFGQDLAKWVAQPAGIDLEVMASKGSAENVQRMRFEPGVKLALVQSDVYQAYLDMANAGNADAGTAIRPLRLIMPLYDEEINVVVRADSPMKTFADIKDKTISVGLLGSGTAQSATTLYHLMFGQAIPEQNIQHLSNEDALAALIVKKVDVAIIVVGQPAKLFNDMNADLLQQIRLLRVDPAAPETARARQTYFPATIRATSYPNWLKEDVPTLTVKAFLVTYDYGLRDTVVNLNHFADSLCTNFDSLQEHGHPKWKQVKLELPTLVRGWKYYSPVEKRLRACLATRSAAINATAATTGAQPAQKPRSSCTDQERLLLLCK; translated from the coding sequence ATGCTGAAGAGACTTCTGGCAGGATGGCTGGGGATGGCGCTGATGCTCATGTCATCACTCGGATTCGCGGAGCCCGCGCATTACAAGATCGTCACCGGACCGGAGCGGGGCACCTATATTCAGTTTGGCCAGGATCTGGCGAAGTGGGTTGCCCAGCCGGCGGGGATCGACCTGGAAGTGATGGCTTCGAAAGGGTCAGCGGAGAATGTGCAGCGTATGCGCTTCGAGCCGGGCGTCAAGCTCGCGCTGGTGCAATCCGACGTGTATCAGGCTTACCTCGACATGGCGAACGCCGGCAATGCCGATGCGGGCACGGCGATCCGGCCGCTGCGGCTCATCATGCCGCTCTATGATGAAGAGATCAACGTCGTGGTGCGCGCGGATTCGCCAATGAAAACCTTCGCCGATATCAAGGACAAGACGATCAGCGTGGGCCTGCTCGGCAGCGGCACCGCGCAGTCGGCCACCACGCTGTATCACCTGATGTTCGGCCAGGCCATTCCCGAGCAGAACATCCAGCATCTGAGCAACGAGGACGCGCTCGCCGCGCTGATCGTGAAAAAAGTGGACGTGGCGATTATCGTCGTCGGGCAGCCGGCCAAGCTGTTCAACGACATGAATGCGGACCTTCTGCAACAGATCCGTCTGCTCAGAGTCGATCCGGCCGCACCTGAAACCGCGCGCGCGAGGCAAACTTACTTCCCAGCGACGATCCGCGCCACCAGCTACCCGAACTGGCTGAAGGAAGACGTGCCCACGCTGACGGTCAAAGCGTTTCTCGTCACCTATGACTATGGCTTGCGCGACACGGTCGTCAATCTGAATCATTTCGCCGATTCGCTGTGCACGAACTTCGACAGCCTGCAGGAGCACGGCCATCCGAAGTGGAAACAGGTGAAGCTCGAGTTGCCCACGCTCGTGCGCGGCTGGAAATATTATTCGCCGGTCGAGAAGCGTCTGCGCGCGTGTCTTGCGACGAGGAGCGCGGCGATCAACGCGACGGCGGCAACGACGGGTGCCCAGCCGGCGCAGAAACCGCGTTCTTCGTGCACGGACCAGGAGCGCCTGCTTCTGCTTTGCAAATGA
- a CDS encoding PLP-dependent aminotransferase family protein, protein MADHESGQTAQPATRVDAVMHNLRERIASRSLMPGARVPSIRVMTDALGVSKSTVVEAYDRLVAEGAIVARRGSGFFVSGHAPPLALADLGPRLDREVDPLWLTRQSLEAASGVLKPGCGWMPPSWMPEDGVRRALRAVARDPQASLAEYASPSGLPALRQQLAWRLAQHGVEASPEQIVLTDGATHALDLVCRFLLEPGDTVLIDDPCYFNFQALLRAHRARVVGVPYTRTGPDLVAFERALIEHRPRLYVTNSAIHNPTGATLAPAVAHRLLKLAGEHGLLIVEDDIFADFEDEAAPRLAAFDGLSRVVSIGSFSKTLSAAVRCGYIAASAEWIEPLIDLKLATSFGNGQLAASVVHRLLVDGTYRRHLETMRTRLADAMGETVTRIGHAGLELWTRPRAGLFVWARLPGSLDAADVARHALAKDVVFAPGNVFSASQSAAGFLRFNVSQCNRPKVYEALQRAMDASAASAMRAGA, encoded by the coding sequence ATGGCGGACCATGAATCCGGTCAGACAGCGCAGCCGGCCACGCGCGTCGACGCGGTCATGCACAACCTGCGCGAGCGCATTGCAAGCCGCTCGCTGATGCCGGGTGCGCGCGTGCCATCGATTCGCGTCATGACGGACGCACTCGGCGTGTCGAAATCGACGGTCGTGGAAGCTTATGACCGGCTGGTGGCGGAGGGTGCGATCGTCGCGCGGCGCGGCTCGGGCTTTTTCGTGTCGGGACACGCGCCGCCGCTTGCGCTGGCCGATCTCGGACCGCGGCTCGACCGCGAAGTCGATCCGTTATGGCTCACGCGTCAGTCGCTCGAAGCAGCGTCGGGCGTATTGAAGCCGGGTTGCGGCTGGATGCCGCCCTCGTGGATGCCGGAGGACGGCGTGCGCCGCGCGTTGCGCGCGGTGGCGCGCGACCCGCAGGCGTCGCTTGCCGAATATGCCAGTCCGTCTGGCCTGCCCGCGCTGCGTCAGCAACTCGCGTGGCGGCTTGCGCAGCACGGCGTGGAGGCGTCGCCCGAGCAGATCGTGCTGACCGACGGCGCCACGCATGCGCTCGATCTCGTGTGCCGCTTTTTGCTCGAACCGGGCGACACCGTGCTGATCGACGATCCGTGCTACTTCAACTTTCAGGCTTTGCTGCGGGCTCACCGCGCCCGCGTGGTGGGTGTGCCCTACACGCGTACCGGCCCGGATCTGGTGGCATTCGAACGTGCGTTGATCGAGCACCGTCCGCGGCTCTATGTGACGAACTCCGCGATTCACAATCCGACCGGCGCAACGCTCGCGCCAGCGGTAGCACACCGTCTGCTCAAGCTGGCAGGAGAGCACGGTCTGCTGATCGTGGAAGACGACATTTTCGCCGACTTTGAAGACGAAGCCGCCCCGCGTCTAGCCGCATTCGACGGGCTGTCGCGCGTGGTGTCGATCGGCAGCTTTTCGAAGACGCTGTCGGCGGCCGTGCGCTGCGGATACATTGCAGCAAGCGCCGAGTGGATCGAGCCGCTGATCGATCTGAAACTCGCGACGTCGTTCGGCAACGGGCAACTTGCGGCGAGCGTGGTGCATCGCCTGCTGGTGGACGGCACATACCGGCGCCATCTGGAAACCATGCGCACGAGACTTGCCGATGCAATGGGCGAAACGGTCACGCGCATCGGTCATGCGGGCCTCGAACTGTGGACGCGGCCGCGCGCGGGACTGTTCGTGTGGGCGCGTTTGCCCGGTTCGCTCGACGCCGCCGACGTGGCGCGCCATGCGCTCGCGAAAGACGTGGTCTTCGCGCCGGGCAACGTGTTCAGCGCGTCGCAGTCGGCCGCCGGCTTCCTGCGCTTTAACGTCTCGCAATGCAATCGTCCGAAAGTCTACGAGGCATTGCAGCGGGCGATGGATGCGTCGGCTGCGTCAGCGATGCGGGCGGGCGCCTGA
- a CDS encoding DMT family transporter: MDKLTSGWLSGLIGVLIFSGSLPATRIAVQGLDPVFLTVARATIAGTLGLLLLVVFRQPRPARVDLVPLMIVALGVVVGFPLLTALALQHVNAAHAVVFVGLLPVATAIFGVLRGGERPQPAFWLFSALGSGAVVAFAVRHGLNASPLGDALMLAAIIVCGLGYAEGARLSRRLGGWQVISWALVLSLPLMVPLAWWTRPMSLDGVSHAALWGLAYVSLFSMLIGFVFWYRGLALGGIAGVGQLQLLQPFFGLLLAALLLDEKVPPSMVLVTIAVVACVAGARRFSRAAPAR, translated from the coding sequence ATGGACAAACTGACGAGCGGATGGCTGAGCGGACTCATCGGCGTGTTGATATTCAGCGGCTCGCTGCCGGCCACGCGCATCGCAGTCCAGGGCCTCGACCCCGTGTTTCTGACTGTGGCCCGCGCGACGATTGCCGGCACACTCGGCCTCCTGCTGCTGGTCGTCTTCCGTCAGCCGAGGCCGGCGCGCGTCGACCTCGTGCCGCTCATGATCGTCGCGCTCGGCGTGGTGGTCGGCTTTCCGTTGCTGACCGCGCTGGCGCTGCAGCATGTGAACGCCGCACATGCGGTCGTGTTCGTCGGATTGCTGCCGGTCGCCACCGCGATTTTTGGTGTGCTGCGCGGCGGCGAGCGTCCGCAGCCGGCGTTCTGGCTCTTCTCCGCGCTCGGTAGCGGCGCGGTCGTCGCGTTCGCGGTGCGTCACGGGCTCAACGCTTCGCCGCTGGGCGACGCGTTGATGCTGGCCGCCATCATCGTATGCGGGCTGGGCTATGCGGAGGGCGCGCGTCTGTCGCGACGCCTCGGCGGCTGGCAGGTCATTTCGTGGGCGCTCGTGCTGTCCCTGCCGCTGATGGTGCCGCTCGCGTGGTGGACACGCCCCATGTCATTGGATGGCGTCAGTCACGCTGCGCTTTGGGGCCTCGCGTATGTGTCCCTCTTCAGCATGTTGATCGGCTTCGTGTTCTGGTATCGCGGCCTGGCGCTGGGCGGGATTGCGGGTGTCGGGCAACTGCAATTGCTGCAGCCGTTTTTCGGGCTGCTGCTGGCCGCCCTGCTGCTCGATGAAAAGGTGCCCCCGTCGATGGTTCTCGTTACGATCGCCGTGGTGGCCTGCGTCGCCGGGGCGCGGCGGTTTTCCCGAGCGGCACCGGCGCGATGA